A genomic window from Nocardioides sp. BP30 includes:
- a CDS encoding FadR/GntR family transcriptional regulator, which yields MTRTPDRHATVLDRIGAEITAGSRPVGSVLTLEGIGAEYGVSRSVAREAVRVLESMGLVASRRRVGVTVQPRAGWQLFDQRVIAWRLEGADRAAQLVSMAELRRGVEPAAAALAAQRAGPEQCRTLAAAVSDMVVTGRRGDLSAYLEADQLFHRTLLDASGNDMFAALSGLVAEALAGRTHHHLMPSLPNREAVDLHDEVARAVRHGDATTAERAMRAIIDEAAAAVTAQFGSEAGSEAGSEAGSGAGSA from the coding sequence GTGACCAGGACACCCGATCGCCATGCGACGGTGCTCGATCGCATCGGCGCCGAGATCACGGCAGGGTCCCGGCCGGTCGGATCGGTGCTCACCCTGGAGGGCATCGGCGCGGAGTACGGCGTCTCGCGGAGCGTGGCCCGCGAGGCCGTCCGCGTCCTGGAGTCCATGGGACTGGTGGCCAGCCGTCGGCGGGTGGGCGTCACGGTGCAACCGCGCGCCGGCTGGCAGCTGTTCGACCAGCGCGTCATCGCCTGGCGGCTCGAAGGCGCCGACCGGGCCGCGCAGCTCGTCTCGATGGCCGAGCTGCGCCGCGGGGTGGAGCCGGCGGCGGCGGCGCTGGCAGCACAGCGGGCCGGTCCCGAGCAGTGCCGGACGCTGGCCGCTGCCGTCTCCGACATGGTCGTGACGGGCCGCCGCGGCGACCTGTCGGCGTACCTGGAGGCCGACCAGCTGTTCCACCGCACGCTGCTCGATGCGAGCGGCAACGACATGTTCGCCGCGCTCTCGGGTCTGGTCGCCGAGGCGCTGGCGGGGCGGACGCATCATCACCTGATGCCCTCGCTGCCCAACCGCGAGGCGGTCGACCTGCATGACGAGGTCGCCCGCGCGGTGCGGCACGGCGACGCCACCACCGCCGAGCGCGCGATGCGCGCCATCATCGACGAGGCAGCGGCCGCCGTGACCGCTCAGTTCGGCTCGGAAGCCGGGTCCGAGGCCGGCTCCGAGGCCGGCTCCGGGGCCGGCTCGGCCTAG